AAAGAAATATGACAAAGGATGTCAAGATTTCCTCTGTATAATGAAAGCATCTACTCTGAAGGGATGGATTTTTATGAAACCATTAGATGGAAAAGTCGCTCTTGTAACAGGTGGAAGCAGGGGTGCTGGCCGAGGAATTGCGATTGAACTCGGGAAAGCCGGCGCCACAGTTTATGTGACGGGACGGAGCATAAAAGAAAATTCTACGAATGATTGGCCAGGTACAATTGATGAGACTGTGGAACAAATCGAAGCAATGGATGGGAAGGGAATCGCTGTACGCTGCGATCATACAAAGGATTCAGAAACGGAAGCGGTCATCACCCAAATCCATGAAGAACAAGGAAAAATGGACATACTCGTCAATAACGTTTGGGGGGCACATGATTTAGGGATTGAGGCAGGACCTTTCTATGAATTGCCACTGGAACATTGGGATACGATGTTTACAGCAGGGGTCCGGGCACAACTGGCGACCAACCACTATGCTGTTCCGTTGTTGCGTGAAAATGAACAAGGGGTCATCTTTCACACTACTTTCTGGGATAACAGCCGATACACTGGTCACTTCTATTACGATCTCGCAAAGAACGCACTGGTCCGGATGGCGTATGGGCTTTCGATCGACTTGAAACCAGATAATATTGCTGTTGTAGCTGTCTCACCAGGATTCATGAGAACAGAACTTGTATTGAAA
The DNA window shown above is from Alkalihalobacillus sp. TS-13 and carries:
- a CDS encoding SDR family NAD(P)-dependent oxidoreductase, with the translated sequence MKPLDGKVALVTGGSRGAGRGIAIELGKAGATVYVTGRSIKENSTNDWPGTIDETVEQIEAMDGKGIAVRCDHTKDSETEAVITQIHEEQGKMDILVNNVWGAHDLGIEAGPFYELPLEHWDTMFTAGVRAQLATNHYAVPLLRENEQGVIFHTTFWDNSRYTGHFYYDLAKNALVRMAYGLSIDLKPDNIAVVAVSPGFMRTELVLKFHGSDEEHWQEAEDLQRTETPHYIGRGIKALANDPDIMAKTGQVIRVGDLAKEYQFTDIDGRYIPPFSI